Genomic DNA from bacterium:
CTGTTTCAAAACTTCGTCAAGAATCGAATCTGAAATCTGATCGCATATTTTATCAGGATGTCCTTCACAAACAGATTCAGATGTAAATAGATAATAATTTTTCACTTTTTTCCTCCTTTTTTCATTTCTTCTTTTAAAATATTTATCTCTTTTATTTCTGTGGGGTCAACTTTATTTAAGATTGCAAGGTAATAACTTATCCAGTCACCAAGTATTATCAAATACATTGTTTTTTCAAGAAGTGTTTCTCCTTCCAGTTTTAATTCCATAACCTCCTTTACTTTTTTTGAAATAATATTTGAAGTTATTTCAATTCTTTTTTTAACTCTTTCATTTTCAATGCCAGAAACTATAAACAGACAAATCGCTTTTTTTATAAAGAATTCAGGAAAATAGAAAGCCATTATTTCATTATGATTCATTTCAGGTAAAATATTAACAAAAGCGAAATTTTTTGAATTTTCTGCTATTTGTGTTTTCCATCTTAAAATTCCTGGATAAAATCTATTTTCAGAATAAATCAGTGGAATATTTTTATAAATTTTTTTTGAAATTTCTATGGCTTTATTATTTTCACTTGAGGGTAAAAATTCATTTACCCATTTTTCAATTTTTTCAAAGAAAGTTTTTTCAAGAGGTGGAAGTATTTTTGCATCAACAAAATATCTATATACAGGAAAAAAAAGATATCCAAAAGCACATCTTGGAGGCATCCCTGAAGGTATTTTAATTAAAGGAATTCCGTCAGAACATGCCATTTTTTCAATTTCTCCATTACTTGAAATACAAATTATTAAACTCTTATTTCCTTTTGCAATTTTATATGTATTTACTGTCTCCTCTGTATTGCCTGAATAACTTTCCACAATAACAAGCGTTTTTGAATCTACATATTTTGGTAGTGAATAATCCCTTATAACAAAAACTGGAATTTCAGCAATTTCTTCTATTAGAATTTTTATGATATCTCCACTTATTGCAGAACCACCCATTCCCGTAAAGACAACTTTTTCAAAATTTTTATTTATTTCTGAAATAGTTAAATTATATCCTTCCAGACAATGTCTTGGAAAATTCTTTAATAAAGAAAACATGTCACTTTTATCATATTTTTCCATAAGTGATTTTTTTAATTCCATTTTTCATCCCCTTTTATTTTAAATTTTTTTTTAAAAAATTTATTATCTCTTC
This window encodes:
- a CDS encoding bifunctional phosphoglucose/phosphomannose isomerase; the encoded protein is MELKKSLMEKYDKSDMFSLLKNFPRHCLEGYNLTISEINKNFEKVVFTGMGGSAISGDIIKILIEEIAEIPVFVIRDYSLPKYVDSKTLVIVESYSGNTEETVNTYKIAKGNKSLIICISSNGEIEKMACSDGIPLIKIPSGMPPRCAFGYLFFPVYRYFVDAKILPPLEKTFFEKIEKWVNEFLPSSENNKAIEISKKIYKNIPLIYSENRFYPGILRWKTQIAENSKNFAFVNILPEMNHNEIMAFYFPEFFIKKAICLFIVSGIENERVKKRIEITSNIISKKVKEVMELKLEGETLLEKTMYLIILGDWISYYLAILNKVDPTEIKEINILKEEMKKGGKK